A genomic window from Fusarium falciforme chromosome 2, complete sequence includes:
- a CDS encoding Hemerythrin domain-containing protein yields the protein MSFKPWADGPFPLISASISGDNVEKPVQGARKLAAEMTLVHNLILRGINAIYNQAINVGARGTGKDKLDFANFAYQWGAMLSEHHDTEEKMVFPEIEKITEVRGLMGDSVAEHHAFHDGLTQYMEYLDKVRSGNDTYDGEKLKAIIDSFAPVMQEHLVHEIESLVKLTDHEDKCDWAAWFKKTVDAIVSKDMKDSEFRTNTFPLTMVLHDKTFEGGVWSSFPPVPWLILWVMRYLFMNTRKDWWRFAPCDYSSQPQELPFAS from the exons ATGAGTTTTAAACCTTGGGCTGACGGCCCATTCCCCCTCATTAGCGCCTCAATATCTGGGGACAAT GTAGAAAAGCCGGTCCAGGGAGCAAGGAAGCTCGCGGCCGAAATGACGCTCGTccacaacctcatcctccgGGGTATCAACGCAATCTACAACCAGGCCATCAACGTCGGGGCCAGAGGAACAGGCAAGGACAAGCTCGACTTTGCCAACTTTGCGTACCAGTGGGGGGCGATGCTGTCGGAGCACCACGACactgaggagaagatggtgtTTCCGGAGATTGAGAAGATCACAGAGGTGCGGGGCTTGATGGGAGATAGCGTAGCAGAGCATCATGCGTTTCATGACGGGCTGACGCAGTACATGGAGTATCTCGACAAAGTTCGAAGCGGCAACGATACTTATGACGGAGAGAAGCTGAAGGCCATTATCGACTCATTTGCTCCGGTAATGCAGGAGCATCTGGTTCACGAGATCGAATCGCTCGTCAAGTTGACAGATCATGAAGACAAGTGCGACTGGGCAGCCTGGTTCAAGAAGACGGTTGACGCCATAGTGAGCAAGGACATGAAGGACTCTGAGTTTCGG ACCAACACGTTTCCTCTGACCATGGTCCTCCACGACAAGACGTTCGAGGGCGGCGTCTGGAGCAGTTTCCCGCCTGTTCCATGGCTGATCCTGTGGGTGATGCGGTACCTGTTTATGAATACGCGTAAAGACTGGTGGAGGTTCGCGCCCTGCGACTACAGCTCGCAGCCCCAGGAGCTACCATTTGCATCATGA
- a CDS encoding Zn(2)-C6 fungal-type domain-containing protein has translation MPYPDGIPGVPGSAPQQQPPLDPAAIKLTRGTSCVLCQQRKVRCDKNKPCANCVKAKVECRVIPPQPPRRRKKRLQEKDLIDRLKKYESLLAEHGVKVDAIGHELRPDGPPGDDVDELENDFEGLKTSPEASSSPAASQVEKTGGGTWFSLHKEFRASEHMLQDSSEDEPEVGSTIHRAFDRMFATDGFPFIIGGPLGPITQLHPSTIHIFQLWQIYIENINPLLKITHIPTVQAQIIEASSDIANAPSNIEALMFSIYFMAITSLEDADVYKRFNESKKELLARYHSGTQQALTKAGFMRVNDPILLQAYILYLFAVRWFVDPRQVFCLIGLAVRIAQRMGLHRDPGQFGLPPFEVEQRRRLWWTLVGYDRRLGEMSGSTVTALSSGGDCKLPLNVNDSDLHVDGKEMPTPHTGPTEMLFALTRVELAMAVSSDSNRDSYKLNNPDKSPAATSGSRSTATIRLAGQDGPSYSLEGYCAHIEGTYLSQCDPKIPLHFFTLTMTRQALCKMRILSFLVRMHNADHVPLKEIERDNLFLQATQMIEYDNVVQSSESLRPFKWYSMHHFPFPAYMFLVQELRHRVSGPMVERAWDAISKNHQLRGLLNNYHSPMHIAFGGHFIKAWDAHEAALIAAGKPVQRPSFLGLLQERAEARRRAKAENRPDPGLSQPQIGVPRSQAETPSSSAGFNSVADQTASGSIAGGQQGSVASSDEPGEMDWTYLMSGYNDAGTYPPMGGFGSFTGGFGGGMAGPGMGGMPGVPGMGGMGSPPGGNMFGGN, from the exons ATGCCCTACCCCGATGGCATCCCCGGTGTGCCGGGCTCTGccccgcagcagcagccgcctcTCGACCCTGCAGCTATCAAACTGACCCGGGGCACCAGCTGTGTACTCTGTCAGCAGCGCAAGGTCCGCTGCGACAAGAACAAGCCCTGTGCCAACTGCGTCAAGGCAAAGGTTGAGTGCCGTGTcattcctcctcagcctccccGACGCCGGAAGAAGCGTCTACAAGAGAAAGACTTGATTGATCGACTCAAGAAGTATGAAAGTCTTCTGGCTGAGCATGGTGTCAAGGTTGATGCCATCGGCCATGAGCTGAGACCTGATGGACCACCAGgcgatgatgttgacgagCTGGAGAACGATTTTGAAGGCCTCAAGACGTCGCCCGAGGCTAGCTCCTCGCCCGCTGCCTCTCAAGTAGAAAA GACCGGCGGTGGAACATGGTTCTCTCTGCATAAAGAG TTCCGAGCAAGTGAGCATATGCTCCAAGACTCTTCAGAAGACGAGCCTGAAGTTGGCTCTACCATTCACCGTGCCTTTGACCGCATGTTTGCAACTGATGGCTTCCCCTTTATCATCGGCGGCCCCCTTGGCCCCATCACCCAACTTCATCCTTCTACCATTCACATCTTTCAGCTCTGGCAGATCTACATCGAAAACATTAACCCTTTACTCAAGATTACACACATCCCTACGGTGCAGGCACAGATCATAGAGGCGAGCTCCGACATTGCAAATGCACCAAGTAATATCGAAGCTCTTATGTTTTCCATTTACTTCATGGCCATCACGTCTCTGGAGGATGCCGACGTTTATAAACGTTTCAACGAGTCCAAGAAAGAACTGCTGGCGAGATATCATTCTGGCACACAGCAAGCTCTCACCAAGGCTGGCTTCATGCGCGTCAACGACCCCATCCTCCTACAGGCATATATCCTCTACCTC TTCGCTGTTCGATGGTTCGTCGACCCTCGACAAGTCTTTTGCCTTATTGGACTTGCTGTCCGTATAGCCCAGCGGATGGGCCTTCACCGGGACCCAGGCCAATTCGGTCTCCCCCCATTCGAGGTTGAACAGCGTCGTCGGCTGTGGTGGACCCTTGTTGGGTACGACCGTCGACTGGGGGAAATGTCTGGATCAACCGTCACGGCCCTCTCCAGCGGTGGTGACTGCAAACTACCCCTGAATGTCAACGACTCAGACTTACACGTTGACGGAAAAGAGATGCCAACACCGCACACAGGACCAACTGAGATGCTGTTTGCCCTTACGCGCGTTGAGCTTGCCATGGCTGTCTCGAGTGACAGTAATCGCGACAGTTACAAGTTAAACAACCCAGACAAGAGCCCGGCGGCTACATCTGGCTCTCGATCAACAGCAACCATCCGTCTTGCTGGCCAGGACGGACCCTCCTATTCCCTTGAAGGCTACTGCGCACACATTGAGGGCACATATCTCAGTCAATGCGACCCCAAGATTCCCCTGCACTTCTTCACTCTCACCATGACCCGTCAGGCCCTCTGCAAGATGCGCATCCTCAGCTTTCTTGTCCGCATGCACAATGCCGATCACGTACCGCTTAAGGAGATTGAACGAgacaacctcttcctccaggcCACGCAGATGATCGAGTACGACAATGTTGTCCAATCATCCGAGTCCCTGCGGCCGTTCAAGTGGTACTCGATGCACCACTTTCCCTTCCCTGCATACATGTTTCTCGTGCAGGAGCTGCGTCACCGAGTCTCCGGCCCCATGGTAGAGCGTGCCTGGgacgccatctccaagaaccACCAGCTGCGCGGCTTGCTCAACAACTACCATAGCCCCATGCACATTGCATTCGGTGGCCATTTTATCAAGGCCTGGGACGCACATGAAGCCGCGCTCATTGCAGCTGGCAAACCTGTCCAGCGACCCAGCTTCCTCGGGCTTCTGCAAGAGCGTGCTGAAGCCCGTCGTCgtgccaaggccgagaatCGTCCTGACCCAGGACTCTCACAACCTCAGATCGGCGTCCCGCGATCTCAGGCCGAGACGCCTTCGTCTTCCGCAGGATTCAACTCAGTCGCTGATCAGACCGCATCTGGTTCCATCGCTGGTGGCCAGCAAGGATCTGTCGCCTCAAGTGATGAGCCGGGCGAGATGGACTGGACCTACCTCATGTCTGGTTACAACGACGCAGGAACCTATCCCCCGATGGGTGGCTTTGGAAGCTTTACCGGGGGGTTCGGCGGAGGCATGGCTGGTCCTGGTATGGGAGGTATGCCTGGCGTGCCTGGGATGGGAGGCATGGGAAGTCCACCAGGGGGCAACATGTTTGGCGGTAACTAG
- a CDS encoding MFS domain-containing protein, whose product MSPPDTSPQPDRQRDRKSTNSLSSTETHTIAENLNGPSSEKQDESRQCQTQQQQPSDEPEVETPSPQGPAFQQEAMENYKPKTLKFWLIIVSVFAAMFLVALDRTIIATAIPMITDEFDSLGDIGWYGSAYMLTTAAFQLIFGRIYRFYDLRMTFLACILLFEVGSAVCGAAPSSVAFIIGRAIAGIGSAGIMTGSMMAIIPMVPLHKRPMFQSMFGMVFGISSVAGPLIGGAFAGRATWRWCFYMNLPIGAVASVFLLFFLKVSKQKHESVPVSKHITRLDPLGTFFFVPSMICLILALQWGGSTYSWSNWRLILLFIVFGLTAVAFAVVQVMMPDTATIPVKVIKQRTMLACAWVMFFIGGAMMLAVYYIPLWFQATKGVDPVKSGIYTIPLVLSLVVASILSAAFTQRIGYYVPSMIVCPCIMAIGEGLLTTLTPSTGSSHWIAYQFLVGFGVGLGMQTAGLAIQATLPKEHIPTGISITFFMQQLGGAIFVSVGQTILSGRLVDRLSDIPGLDAKAVVNTGATDLHDVVPAKYMGQVLSAYNYAITRIFFAAVALSIVQLLCALCVEWKSIKRGKQGPAEDKPREEQQKSEES is encoded by the exons ATGTCACCTCCTGACACTTCACCCCAACCCGATCGCCAACGAGATCGAAAGTCTACAAACTCACTATCCTCAACCGAAACACACACCATCGCCGAAAATCTCAACGGACCATCCTCCGAGAAACAAGACGAGTCACGACAATGTCAGactcagcaacaacaaccctCAGACGAGCCCGAGGTGGAAACACCAAGTCCCCAAGGCCCAGCCTTCCAGCAAGAAGCCATGGAAAACTACAAGCCAAAGACGCTCAAGTTCTGGCTCATCATAGTCTCCGTCTTTGCAGCCATGTTTCTCGTGGCCCTTGATAGAACCATCATTGCCACCGCCATTCCCATGATCACAGACGAATTTGACAGTCTGGGCGATATTGGCTGGTACGGTTCGGCATACATGCTCACCACTGCTGCGTTTCAGCTCATCTTTGGCCGTATCTATCGCTTCTACGATCTACGAATGACCTTTTTGGCCTGCATTCTCTTGTTCGAAGTTGGCTCTGCTGTTTGTGGAGCTGCGCCTAGTTCTGTGGCATTCATCATCGGGAGGGCCATTGCTGGTATTGGCTCTGCGGGCATCATGACAGGTTCGATGATGGCAATTATCCCCATGGTCCCTCTTCATAAGCGACCAATGTTTCAAT CCATGTTCGGAATGGTATTCGGCATCTCGTCCGTCGCTGGTCCCCTTATCGGCGGAGCTTTTGCTGGACGAGCCACTTGGAGATGGTGCTTCTACATGAACCTCCCCATCGGCGCCGTCGCCTCGGTCTttctgctcttcttcctcaaggtCTCGAAGCAAAAGCACGAGTCCGTGCCCGTCTCGAAGCACATCACCCGTCTCGACCCCCTGGGCACCTTCTTCTTTGTCCCGTCCATGATCTGCCTCATCCTGGCGCTTCAGTGGGGTGGCTCGACGTATTCGTGGAGCAACTGGCGGTTGATTCTTCTGTTCATCGTCTTTGGTCTTACGGCCGTTGCGTTTGCCGTTGTGCAGGTCATGATGCCGGATACGGCGACTATCCCGGTCAAGGTTATCAAGCAGCGGACCATGTTGGCGTGCGCGTGGGTCATGTTCTTCATCGGAGGTGCCATGATGCTCGCCGTTTACTACATTCCTCTTTGGT TCCAAGCAACAAAGGGCGTCGACCCTGTCAAGTCCGGAATCTACACCATCCCACTCGTCCTCAGTCTCGTTGTCGCGAGCATCTTATCCGCCGCCTTTACCCAACGTATCGGATACTACGTGCCTTCCATGATCGTCTGCCCCTGCATCATGGCCATTGGCGAAGGACTCTTGACCACTCTGACCCCCAGCACCGGCTCCTCGCATTGGATAGCCTATCAGTTCCTCGTCGGCTTCGGCGTCGGTCTCGGTATGCAGACGGCCGGCCTCGCCATCCAGGCCACCCTCCCCAAGGAGCACATCCCCACGGGCATTTCCATTACCTTCTTCATGCAACAGCTCGGCGGAGCCATCTTTGTGTCGGTTGGCCAGACGATCCTCAGTGGGCGCCTCGTGGACCGTCTATCCGACATCCCGGGCCTCGACGCAAAGGCCGTCGTCAACACGGGCGCTACGGATCTTCACGATGTTGTGCCGGCCAAGTACATGGGTCAGGTCCTGAGCGCTTACAACTACGCCATCACTAGAATCTTCTTTGCAGCTGTGGCGCTTTCCATTGTTCAACTGCTCTGCGCACTCTGTGTAGAGTGGAAGAGCATCAAGCGGGGGAAGCAAGGTCCTGCAGAAGACAAGCCTCGGGAGGAGCAGCAAAAGTCGGAGGAGTCATGA
- a CDS encoding COP9 signalosome complex subunit 6 has translation MAAATSNPLLSNQKSSELQAILHPLVLLTISDYITRHTLRQQTGPIVGALLGQQNGREITIEHAFEAHTMEAPNTQGGYLLNAEKFSARLEQMITVHKDRQLDFVGWYTLLPSSGPTPTILPIHNQILEGWNESAVLLGFHPEQVLDHSVGGRLPLTIYESNYEVDDPRADNNDGEDKKMDDGEPTLKLKFRELPYSVETDETEMISMNYVAGSGGNAAAAAPKEEKPSLSVESNGKGKRRLVESQDEERKPEDDAAALTPEEDEMIAALTAKANAIKMLQSRINLLTAYLERLPPSYVNGDAADAGSMDADYTTPSTTVLRQIQALVSRLDLVIPSDEVSFEREMLHEANDVNLVGLLNGIMQSVNQARDVGKKFNVVEISKATSRRGGNPDYAVDPATFNIRGAGDILI, from the exons ATGGCTGCCGCAACGTCAAAccccctcctctccaaccAAAAGAGCTCCGAGCTCCAGGCCATCCTCCATCCTCTCGTTCTCTTGACCATCTCCGACTACATCACACGGCACACTCTTCGACAGCAGACCGGGCCCATCGTGGGAGCGCTACTGGGACAGCAAAATGGTCGCGAGATCACCATCGAGCATGCTTTTGAAGCACACACCATGGAGGCCCCCAACACACAGGGCGGTTACCTTCTCAACGCCGAAAAGTTCAGCGCACGCCTAGAGCAGA TGATCACCGTCCACAAAGATAGGCAGCTCGATTTTGTCGGCTGGTACAccctcctcccctcctccGGTCCAACCCCGACAATCCTCCCCATCCACAACCAGATCCTCGAGGGCTGGAACGAGTCGGCCGTCCTCCTAGGCTTCCACCCCGAACAGGTTCTCGACCACTCTGTCGGCGGCAGACTCCCCCTGACAATCTATGAGAGCAACTACGAGGTCGACGACCCCCGCGCCGATAACAACGAtggcgaggacaagaagatggaCGACGGCGAGCCCaccctcaagctcaagttcCGCGAGTTGCCCTATTCGGTCGAGACCGACGAGACCGAGATGATCAGCATGAACTACGTCGCCGGCTCAGGCGGCAACGCCGCCGCAGCCGcccccaaggaggagaagccctcGCTATCGGTCGAGTCCAACGGTAAGGGGAAGCGCCGCCTAGTCGAGAGCCAAGACGAGGAGCGCAAGCCGGAGGATGACGCCGCCGCTCTCACccccgaggaggacgagatgATTGCCGCCCTCAccgccaaggccaacgccatcaagaTGCTCCAGTCCCGCATCAACCTTCTCACCGCCTACCTCGAGCGTCTACCACCCTCATACGTAAATGGCGACGCAGCTGACGCCGGGAGCATGGACGCAGACTACACAACTCCTTCGACTACTGTACTACGCCAGATCCAGGCCCTCGTCAGCCGGCTAGACCTAGTCATCCCCTCGGACGAAGTCTCGTTCGAGCGAGAGATGCTTCACGAGGCCAACGACGTCAACCTTGTCGGTCTCCTGAACGGCATTATGCAAAGCGTCAACCAGGCCCGCGATGTGGGCAAGAAGTTCAACGTGGTCGAGATATCCAAGGCTACCAGCCGCCGTGGTGGCAACCCAGATTATGCTGTCGACCCAGCTACCTTCAACATCAGGGGTGCGGGCGATATCCTCATCTGA
- a CDS encoding PKS-ER domain-containing protein, which yields MAPAATGEIAPMHLPVCSSKPSKISASVLHGPRDLRLETRTIEAPGVGELQIAIKATGICGSDVSYYKKFANGDLCACHPLSLGHESSGEVVAIGPQVTGFQLGDRVALEVGVACGQCGICRKGRYNLCKKMRFRSSAKSYPHYQGTLQERINHPAVWCHKLPDNVSYEAAALLEPLSVAIHAVNRAKPEPGSTALVIGAGTVGLLTAAMARQSGCTSVTITDIDAGRVNYAVSRGFATHGYVTPRSRLNASNVSSGVSTPETGAMTPASTFSAASRFDGARSLAEDILASSNPAGAFVLEEDEDGVDVTFECTGKEVCMHTSLYATKAGGKVIMVGMGTPIQTLPLSVAHLREIDILGIFRYSNTYPTGIRLLCSQARGGPGFGLPSLDEMVTHRFKGLDKAQGAFELATRTSDDEGNLILKIVIEA from the exons ATGGCCCCAGCTGCTACAGGAGAGATTGCGCCAATGCATCTACCCGTCTGTTCCTCGAAGCCATCCAAGATCAGTGCCTCTGTCTTGCATGGTCCCCGCGATCTGCGATTG GAAACGAGGACGATCGAGGCTCCGGGGGTTGGCGAGCTGCAGattgccatcaaggccactGGCATTTGTGGATCAGATGTTTCATACTACAAGAAGTTTGCCAATGGCGATCTCTGCGCCTGCCACCCACTCTCCCTGGGCCATGAGTCGTCCGGTGAAGTTGTTGCCATTGGACCCCAGGTGACTGGCTTCCAGCTGGGTGATAGAGTTGCTCTCGAGGTTGGTGTTGCCTGCGGTCAATGCGGGATCTGCCGGAAGGGCAGATACAACCTCTGCAAGAAGATGCGCTTCAGGAGCAGCGCCAAGAGTTACCCTCACTACCAAGGTACTCTTCAAGAGAGGATCAACCACCCTGCCGTCTGGTGTCACAA GCTTCCCGACAATGTCTCGTATGAGGCCGCTGCGCTTCTTGAACCCTTGTCCGTTGCTATTCATGCGGTCAACCGTGCCAAACCGGAGCCTGGCTCCACTGCTCTGGTAATTGGAGCTGGCACCGTTGGCCTGTTGACTGCTGCCATGGCCCGCCAATCGGGCTGCACCTCTGTCACGATTACCGACATTGACGCAGGACGGGTCAACTATGCTGTCAGTCGAGGATTCGCGACCCATGGATATGTGACCCCACGATCACGGCTGAACGCGTCTAACGTCTCCTCCGGAGTCTCCACCCCTGAGACTGGTGCCATGACCCCGGCGAGCACCTTCTCTGCTGCGAGCCGATTCGATGGAGCCAGGTCATTGGCTGAAGATATCCTTGCTTCCTCGAACCCTGCGGGCGCCTTTGtgctcgaggaggacgaggacggcgTGGATGTGACCTTTGAATGCACTGGAAAGGAAGTCTGCATGCACACCAGCCTGTATGCAACCAAGGCTGGCGGCAAGGTTATCATGGTGGGCATGGGAACACCCATCCAGACACTTCCCTTGTCTGTAGCCCACCTTCGCGAGATTGACATCTTGGGCATCTTCCGCTACTCCAACACTTACCCTACCGGCATCCGGCTCCTCTGCTCCCAGGCCAGAGGCGGCCCCGGCTTTGGGCTGCCCTCCCTGGACGAGATGGTGACGCACCGCTTCAAGGGACTCGACAAGGCGCAGGGTGCCTTTGAGCTGGCGACCCGcaccagcgacgacgagggcaaCCTGATCTTGAAGATTGTGATTGAGGCCTGA
- a CDS encoding Vacuolar protein sorting-associated protein 17: MDYSSTIHDADDPAGASPWGNSPVSSPSRNASTFHPISGDPPPFRYSAQSSNGLAQDHPEGDSFQRPGTATTASGTEDGTEASGTLNPSESESTAAVEEGAPAHSQQQGQAATQAQETQTQPQKPAQPQYRLQAKITGLERTGKKDPILRFDVHTNIPRFRTTQFRDVRRLHSEFVKLAEHLISANPEALVPAVPPPLTSAGAGTDEDESRVKALMQRWLNYVCGNEVLMQDDEMVLFVESDFGYSPMVKRKQPATGVRRKILKQFAPPPDDTPELADARPTVKLFYLGSMDAGHKVDKLVKARRGLGLAEADYGAKLTSMNVQELHPGLANAYRKLGKVVQTVGDYHAAQATAEATTIGDPFQYHSQDAFIVKESLTNRQILIREFLQAQEATRGKLNAADRLKASSSVRREKVDEAITALDDARQHETYLYNKTNRVTQNLVQERRKWFSRTSSDLRLSIREYVLREIEAERRTLALLETVRPDIRSIDASGGLSRLGREAHPTVRRSSLAASQGPKGDAWSGVPRRSDAANRSVSGSLISKVSEEGDNEDAAETTQGRAAGGRTGLKGVNEEDDEDRVDARNAASRLAASTF, encoded by the exons ATGGATTACAGCTCCACCATCCACGACGCTGACGACCCGGCCGGTGCCTCTCCCTGGGGCAACTCGCCCGTCTCGTCGCCTTCGCGAAACGCCTCCACCTTTCACCCCATCTCAGGCGATCCTCCCCCCTTTCGCTACAGCGCTCAGTCTTCGAATGGCCTTGCGCAGGATCACCCTGAAGGAGACAGCTTCCAGAGGCCAGGCACTGCGACGACGGCTTCCGGCACCGAGGATGGTACTGAGGCGTCAGGCACCCTGAACCCTTCCGAGTCAGAGTCGACCGCAGCGGTCGAGGAGGGAGCTCCCGCGCATAGCCAACAACAAGGCCAGGCTGCTACGCAGGCTCAGGAGACGCAGACACAGCCGCAGAAGCCTGCCCAGCCTCAGTACAGGCTCCAGGCCAAGATCACAGGGCTCGAGCGAACGGGCAAGAAGGACCCCATCCTTCGGTTCGACGTTCAC ACAAACATCCCCCGCTTCCGTACTACTCAGTTCCGCGATGTCCGCCGACTACACTCCGAGTTTGTCAAGCTGGCCGAGCATCTGATATCCGCCAACCCAGAGGCCCTTGTTCCCGCAGTTCCCCCGCCTCTGACCTCGGCCGGCGCAGGTacggatgaggatgagtctCGTGTCAAGGCCCTGATGCAGCGATGGTTAAACTACGTCTGTGGCAACGAGGTCTTGATGCAAGACGATGAAATGGTGCTCTTTGTCGAGAGCGATTTTGGCTACAGCCCCATGGTTAAGAGGAAACAGCCAGCTACTGGCGTCCGCAGAAAGATTTTGAAGCAatttgctcctcctcctgatGATACCCCTGAACTTGCGGATGCTCGACCGACTGTCAAGCTGTTTTACCTTGGGAGCATGGACGCTGGCCACAAGGTTGACAAGCTGGTCAAGGCCCGGAGAG GGCTTGGTCTCGCTGAGGCCGACTACGGTGCCAAGCTTACGAGCATGAACGTTCAAGAGCTTCACCCCGGTCTGGCCAATGCCTATCGGAAGCTGGGTAAGGTCGTCCAGACCGTTGGCGACTACCATGCGGCTCAGGCGACAGCCGAGGCCACCACCATCGGTGACCCGTTCCAATATCATTCCCAGGATGCATTCATTGTCAAGGAATCTCTAACCAACCGCCAAATTCTGATCCGCGAGTttctccaagcccaagaagccaCTCGCGGCAAGCTCAACGCAGCTGACCGGCTAAAGGCCAGCTCCAGCGTCCGTCGCGAGAAGGTGGATGAGGCCATCACAGCCTTGGATGATGCCCGTCAGCATGAGACCTACCTGTACAACAAGACGAACCGTGTCACCCAGAACCTTGTTCAGGAGCGCCGTAAGTGGTTCTCTAGGACGTCGTCTGACCTGCGCCTGAGCATCAGGGAGTACGTGCTCCGCGAAATTGAGGCCGAGAGACGGACACTGGCTCTTCTCGAGACGGTTCGGCCAGATATTCGATCAATTGATGCCTCGGGCGGCCTGAGCCGTCTCGGTCGTGAAGCGCACCCAACGGTGCGCCGTTCAAGCCTCGCCGCTAGCCAGGGTCCCAAGGGTGACGCCTGGAGTGGTGTCCCGCGCCGCTCAGATGCAGCGAATCGCAGCGTATCGGGTAGTCTCATCAGCAAGGTCTCTGAGGAGGGTGACAATGAAGATGCCGCCGAGACGACCCAGGGACGAGCCGCGGGTGGTCGCACAGGCCTCAAGGGAGTgaatgaggaggacgacgaggatcgTGTGGATGCTAGAAATGCTGCGAGTCGCCTGGCGGCCAGCACCTTCTAG
- a CDS encoding Protein BCP1, with protein sequence MGKKRAREEGKDVPPADVDKMDEDGSDDEDFDMVNVEFEWFNFDPEVDFHGTKTLLRQLFDVDANLFNMSALADLVLSQPTIGSTIKVDGKANDAYALLTVLNTAVHQNKEPMNDILKYLVNKAQSNPSLAPVANVLNSGKHVGLIFSERLINMPSELAPPLYSMLIDEVEAAVEDKEPYEFSHYLILSKTYQELESKLDQENQKRKKAKEEAGVYYFHVEDEVLQKHAEAYGNFNYTKEDESVADSKRAFQEMGVKAHGHMILIEASKFPGAVKAVNEYLSAPQ encoded by the exons ATGGGCAAGAAGCGAGCGCGCGAAGAAGGCAAGGACGTCCCGCCTGCGGATGTAGACaagatggatgaggatggctccGATGATGAG GATTTTGACATGGTCAATGTCGAGTTCGAATGGTTCAACTTTGACCCCGAAGTTGACTTCCACGGCACCAAGACCCTTCTGCGACAACTCTTCGATGTCGATGCGAACCTCTTCAACATGTCTGCTCTCGCCGACCTCGTCCTCTCTCAGCCCACCATCGGCTCTACAATCAAGGTCGACGGCAAGGCCAATGACGCCTACGCTCTGCTTACGGTCCTCAACACTGCCGTTCACCAGAACAAGGAGCCCATGAATGATATTCTCAAGTACCTGGTGAACAAGGCGCAGAGCAACCCATCCCTCGCGCCCGTCGCCAACGTGCTCAACAGCGGAAAGCACGTCGGCCTGATCTTTTCGGAGCGACTCATCAACATGCCGTCCGAGCTGGCACCTCCCCTCTACTCGATGCTCAtcgacgaggttgaggcgGCCGTGGAAGACAAGGAGCCCTACGAGTTCTCCCACTACTTGATCCTGTCCAAGACATACCAGGAGCTCGAGTCGAAGCTGGACCAGGAGAACCAGAAGcggaagaaggccaaggaggaggctggagTGTACTATTTCCAcgtcgaggacgaggtgCTGCAGAAGCACGCCGAGGCGTACGGTAACTTCAACTACACAAAGGAGGACGAGTCGGTGGCGGACAGCAAGCGGGCATTCCAAGAGATGGGCGTCAAGGCGCATGGACACATGATCCTCATCGAGGCGAGCAAGTTCCCGGGGGCTGTCAAGGCCGTTAATGAGTATCTGAGTGCTCCGCAATag